A single genomic interval of Legionella israelensis harbors:
- the alaS gene encoding alanine--tRNA ligase — MKSSEIRQAFFDFFVKHGHQVVPSSSLVPVNDPTLLFTNAGMVQFKEVFLGLESKSYKRAVSSQRCLRAGGKHNDLENVGYTARHHTFFEMLGNFSFGDYFKREAIQYAWEFLTKILKLPPERLWVTVYQDDDEAAELWLKEMGVSPERFSRCGEKDNFWSMGDTGPCGPCTEIFYDHGPEIPGGPPGSEDEDGDRYIEIWNLVFMQYNRDKEGKLHPLPKPSVDTGMGLERIAAVVQGVHNNYHIDLFQHIIRFIARLAPGVSLEHPSLKVIADHIRACAFLICDGVIPGNEGRGYVLRRIIRRAIRHGHKLGISSPFFSQLLEPLIEVMGDAYPELNTHKAQIVRILDQEENQFNRTLDQGLRLLQEGIEELSGKKIPGQLAFKLYDTYGFPVDLTADIAREQGLEVDMEGFNECMQQQRKMSQSASQFNVDYSQSPQLEKDSTFHGYEKESLHSKIIALLVDGKIIDKLPKNSKGAVVLDHTPFYAESGGQVGDKGYISNDHMTFRVEDTQHIGQAIVHHGEVVEGELTLHQDVYAQVDSERRNAIRLNHTATHLLHAALKNILGPHIQQKGSLVDAERARFDFSHFETLSKSQIRAIEDLVNEKIRDNEEVQTEIMKIEDAKQSGAVALFGEKYSDEVRVLTMGEFSKELCGGTHARRTGDIGLFKIISEYGIASGIRRLEMVTGRYALQWFDQQQDVLEDIASSLKTSPSQAHQKVTQLIQSNKRMEKEISQLREKIAHKSGEDLTAEIEKIEGIELLVKHMEGMDMKAMRALLDQLKSKLASSVIILYSIDDSKINVIAGINKAVLGQVPSAAHFVRHLCGKGGGRDDMAQGGGPVPEDLEIRLAQIKSMVKGKQKV, encoded by the coding sequence TATACGGCAAGACACCATACCTTTTTTGAAATGCTGGGTAATTTCAGTTTTGGCGACTATTTTAAACGAGAAGCCATTCAATATGCCTGGGAATTTTTAACCAAGATTTTAAAGCTGCCACCCGAGCGATTATGGGTCACGGTTTATCAAGATGATGATGAGGCAGCCGAGCTTTGGTTAAAGGAAATGGGTGTTTCTCCAGAACGTTTTTCCCGTTGCGGCGAGAAAGATAATTTCTGGTCCATGGGCGATACAGGCCCCTGTGGTCCTTGCACGGAAATTTTTTATGATCATGGGCCTGAGATACCTGGCGGCCCTCCAGGGAGTGAAGATGAAGATGGAGATCGTTATATAGAAATCTGGAATCTGGTTTTTATGCAATATAATCGGGATAAAGAAGGTAAACTGCATCCTTTACCTAAACCATCGGTGGATACCGGAATGGGGCTTGAGCGTATTGCTGCAGTTGTACAGGGTGTGCACAATAACTATCATATTGATTTGTTCCAGCATATTATTAGGTTCATTGCTCGTTTAGCTCCCGGCGTTTCCCTAGAGCACCCTTCATTAAAAGTCATTGCTGATCATATCCGTGCTTGTGCCTTTTTGATTTGTGATGGTGTGATACCAGGCAATGAGGGCCGAGGTTATGTCTTGAGACGTATTATCCGGCGTGCGATTCGTCATGGTCATAAACTGGGCATATCCTCTCCTTTTTTTAGTCAGTTGCTAGAGCCTTTAATCGAGGTGATGGGGGATGCCTATCCTGAATTAAATACGCACAAAGCACAGATTGTGCGGATTTTGGATCAGGAAGAAAATCAGTTTAATAGAACTCTGGATCAAGGCTTGCGTTTATTACAGGAAGGAATTGAAGAGCTTTCCGGGAAAAAAATTCCAGGCCAGTTGGCCTTTAAATTATACGATACTTATGGTTTCCCAGTTGATTTAACGGCAGATATCGCACGTGAGCAGGGTCTTGAAGTTGATATGGAAGGCTTTAACGAATGCATGCAGCAGCAACGGAAGATGTCTCAATCAGCAAGCCAGTTTAACGTAGATTATTCCCAGTCGCCTCAATTGGAGAAGGATTCAACCTTTCATGGTTATGAGAAAGAAAGCCTGCACTCCAAAATTATCGCATTGCTTGTTGATGGAAAAATCATCGATAAGTTACCCAAAAACAGTAAGGGTGCCGTTGTTCTTGATCACACACCTTTTTATGCTGAAAGTGGTGGTCAGGTAGGAGATAAGGGATACATTTCCAATGATCATATGACTTTTAGAGTAGAAGATACACAACATATAGGACAGGCCATTGTTCATCATGGAGAAGTAGTAGAAGGTGAATTAACGCTTCATCAGGATGTTTATGCGCAAGTAGACAGCGAGCGGCGTAATGCCATTCGATTAAATCATACAGCAACCCATTTACTTCATGCCGCATTAAAAAACATACTTGGGCCACATATACAGCAAAAGGGTTCACTGGTGGATGCTGAGCGGGCACGCTTTGATTTTTCTCATTTTGAAACCTTATCGAAGAGCCAAATTCGTGCTATTGAAGATCTGGTCAATGAGAAAATTCGCGATAACGAAGAAGTACAAACAGAAATCATGAAGATTGAGGATGCAAAACAAAGCGGAGCGGTAGCTTTATTTGGTGAGAAATACAGCGATGAAGTGCGGGTATTGACCATGGGGGAATTTTCCAAGGAATTGTGCGGCGGTACACATGCAAGACGTACAGGGGATATTGGGCTTTTTAAAATCATTAGTGAGTACGGTATTGCCAGCGGCATAAGACGGTTGGAAATGGTAACGGGCCGCTATGCCTTACAATGGTTCGATCAGCAGCAGGATGTATTGGAAGACATTGCCAGCTCGTTGAAAACATCGCCATCACAAGCTCATCAGAAAGTCACTCAGCTTATTCAGAGCAATAAACGTATGGAAAAAGAAATATCTCAGTTGAGAGAAAAAATAGCGCATAAATCCGGAGAAGATCTGACGGCTGAAATAGAGAAAATAGAGGGTATTGAATTACTGGTAAAACATATGGAAGGTATGGACATGAAGGCAATGAGAGCTCTGCTTGATCAATTAAAGTCTAAGCTGGCTTCTTCGGTCATTATCTTATATTCCATTGATGATTCTAAAATCAATGTTATTGCTGGTATTAATAAAGCTGTTTTGGGACAGGTGCCGAGCGCTGCTCATTTCGTCAGACATCTTTGCGGTAAAGGCGGGGGGCGCGATGATATGGCGCAGGGAGGGGGACCTGTTCCTGAGGATCTTGAGATACGACTTGCACAGATAAAATCCATGGTTAAAGGAAAACAGAAAGTTTGA
- a CDS encoding Thivi_2564 family membrane protein, whose amino-acid sequence MAELLNLIALIVIVGVVMWLINAYIPMPPAIKSLLNILVVILLIVYILQFFGLIKPVFPTIKIFR is encoded by the coding sequence ATGGCTGAATTACTTAATTTGATCGCCTTGATCGTTATTGTGGGGGTCGTGATGTGGTTGATTAATGCCTATATTCCGATGCCGCCGGCAATAAAAAGTTTGTTAAATATATTGGTTGTTATTCTTTTAATTGTGTATATTTTGCAATTTTTTGGTTTAATTAAACCTGTATTCCCTACAATAAAAATTTTTCGATAG
- a CDS encoding SDR family NAD(P)-dependent oxidoreductase has product MKKRQWIILGATSIIAQKFAHIAAQEKQALLLIGRKENQLQIIASDIQLRYKIPCDILVLDLSSDIDLLLHLLENGKKEFDLFIAHSEIDNNDNLTPAIIERMLKTNVLSTCQIIHSYLSRRQKKHRLIFLSSVAAHRGRMKNSLYGGSKAAIEVYLEGLQQGAKPNQFITIIRLGFIDTRQTYGQKGVFYAAKPENCAKACWKAMNAGKKFIYYPHFWRLIMTIIGGLPFFLYQRMRKI; this is encoded by the coding sequence ATGAAAAAACGTCAATGGATTATACTTGGAGCTACTTCTATTATTGCACAGAAGTTTGCTCATATTGCCGCACAGGAAAAACAGGCACTTCTTCTCATTGGTCGCAAGGAAAACCAATTGCAGATCATTGCCTCTGACATTCAATTACGTTACAAGATTCCTTGTGATATTTTAGTTCTTGATTTAAGCTCGGATATCGATCTTTTGCTTCACCTTTTGGAGAATGGCAAAAAAGAGTTTGATTTATTCATAGCTCATAGTGAAATAGATAATAACGATAATTTGACACCTGCCATCATTGAGCGAATGTTGAAAACCAATGTTTTAAGTACCTGTCAAATTATCCATAGTTATCTTAGTCGCCGTCAAAAAAAACACCGATTAATTTTTCTCAGCTCTGTAGCTGCTCATCGAGGTCGTATGAAAAACAGCCTCTATGGGGGAAGTAAAGCTGCGATAGAAGTCTATTTGGAAGGACTGCAACAGGGGGCAAAACCAAATCAATTCATCACCATTATCAGACTTGGGTTTATTGATACCCGACAAACCTATGGTCAGAAAGGTGTTTTTTATGCGGCAAAACCTGAAAATTGCGCAAAGGCTTGCTGGAAGGCCATGAATGCAGGCAAGAAATTCATTTATTATCCTCATTTCTGGCGGCTAATTATGACCATTATAGGAGGTCTTCCATTCTTTCTTTACCAAAGAATGAGAAAAATATGA
- a CDS encoding FAD-binding protein has translation MRSQKRSFTSFSKATQSQGRGLRPEREDQLESCFDKRSEHGFLARGQGLSYNDCCLNNQGYLIETNRLNHFLSFDTDTGLVVCQAAVSFADLFSLHPGFIPPVIPGTVHVTLAGGIANDVHGKNNPVAGCFSDHVEWFNLQTGHQSRRCSREENSELFFATIAGLGLTGIITRIGVKLRPGSQYVNVNKTSFTELPFLLEQMIEDKTRVDYQAAWVDLLNTPRALLFQAQETQDTCEDKFKTFSLPKLPVRLIYPWFMKQFNCWYFKRKIKRTCQTVIEYNNPLDKIKHWNRLYGQKGFIQFQGVFDEKDAYKTIQHLLEIIRTHKATPTLAVLKLLDRHGSGLLSFCQPGFTLAIDFIHDQSARNAITAMNQFLCDTGGKVYLAKDLLLNPEQFQHMYPKHEEFSNILKEYRSPMQSDLGRRLGILK, from the coding sequence ATGCGTAGCCAGAAACGCAGTTTCACAAGCTTTAGCAAGGCAACTCAATCACAAGGCCGAGGCCTCAGACCAGAAAGAGAAGATCAACTTGAGTCATGTTTTGACAAGAGAAGTGAGCATGGTTTTTTAGCCCGAGGCCAAGGCTTAAGTTATAATGATTGTTGCTTAAATAATCAGGGTTATCTTATAGAAACCAACCGCTTAAATCACTTTTTAAGTTTTGACACCGACACAGGGCTTGTCGTTTGTCAAGCTGCTGTCAGTTTTGCTGATTTATTTTCACTCCATCCTGGATTTATTCCCCCAGTTATTCCCGGAACAGTGCACGTAACTCTTGCAGGCGGCATAGCTAATGATGTTCATGGTAAAAATAATCCAGTTGCCGGTTGCTTTTCGGATCATGTAGAGTGGTTTAACCTTCAAACCGGCCATCAATCAAGACGTTGCAGTCGTGAAGAAAATTCTGAATTATTCTTTGCCACCATCGCAGGACTCGGATTAACAGGTATCATTACTCGCATCGGCGTAAAATTACGTCCTGGCTCACAATATGTGAATGTAAATAAAACCTCTTTTACCGAGCTTCCTTTCCTTCTTGAGCAAATGATAGAAGATAAAACACGGGTGGATTATCAGGCTGCGTGGGTTGATTTACTCAATACACCGCGTGCTTTGCTTTTCCAGGCTCAGGAAACACAGGATACATGCGAAGATAAGTTTAAAACCTTTTCCCTGCCCAAACTGCCGGTTCGACTTATCTACCCTTGGTTTATGAAACAATTCAACTGCTGGTATTTCAAAAGAAAAATCAAAAGAACATGCCAGACAGTAATTGAATACAATAATCCTCTTGATAAAATCAAACACTGGAACAGACTTTACGGTCAAAAAGGGTTTATTCAATTTCAAGGTGTATTTGATGAAAAAGATGCCTATAAAACCATCCAGCATCTATTGGAAATTATCCGTACCCATAAAGCCACCCCTACCCTTGCAGTTTTAAAATTACTGGATCGCCATGGCTCTGGACTATTATCCTTTTGTCAGCCTGGATTTACTTTGGCGATTGATTTCATTCATGATCAGTCAGCCAGAAATGCCATAACAGCGATGAATCAATTTTTATGCGATACTGGTGGAAAGGTTTATCTAGCTAAGGATTTATTATTAAATCCGGAGCAATTTCAACACATGTATCCGAAACATGAAGAGTTTTCCAACATTCTGAAAGAATATCGAAGTCCCATGCAATCCGATCTGGGAAGGCGTTTGGGAATTTTAAAGTGA
- a CDS encoding FliM/FliN family flagellar motor switch protein yields the protein MNSKDILTQDEIDALLRPVKSNNFSVKENKKPEKYRNSFQKKISGKDVKKQEWLSKSSVPITIKAAGTEMRMQDILQLDQGDVVKLDELFNKPVHVLVNGVLFAYGELLLTDGTPSVLLKYIRQKAEQIKD from the coding sequence ATGAATAGCAAAGATATACTCACCCAGGATGAAATTGATGCTTTACTTCGCCCAGTAAAGTCAAATAATTTTTCAGTTAAGGAAAATAAAAAGCCAGAAAAATATAGAAATTCATTTCAAAAAAAAATATCTGGCAAAGATGTAAAAAAACAGGAATGGCTGTCGAAAAGTTCTGTTCCCATTACGATCAAAGCAGCAGGTACTGAGATGAGGATGCAGGATATTTTACAATTAGATCAAGGTGATGTAGTTAAACTTGATGAATTGTTCAATAAACCTGTGCATGTCTTGGTTAATGGTGTTTTATTTGCTTATGGTGAGCTTTTGTTGACAGATGGGACACCAAGCGTACTTCTAAAATATATTAGGCAGAAAGCTGAGCAGATAAAAGATTAG
- a CDS encoding MinD/ParA family protein: MPKDQKINTQDNEYSRFVQTKPVMVIAVTAGKGGVGKTNVSVNLAIALAQKKKAVLLLDADLGLANVDIMLGLHSKYNLSHVIEGKCHLSEIILPGPANISVIPAASGTAAMTRLSPSEHAGIIDAFNELMDDLDYMIIDTAAGISDTVLSFTRSSQEVIIVLCDEPTSLTDAYALMKVLSKYYGVTHFHILANMVRQERDAYHLYNRLYDVCEQFLEVKLNYLGSIPFDERVHEAIKKQEPILLAYPDSAASSALRDLADAVEAWPLQVTLGGNTRFFLDRLVASK; this comes from the coding sequence ATGCCAAAAGATCAAAAAATAAATACCCAGGATAATGAATATAGCCGTTTTGTCCAAACTAAGCCGGTTATGGTGATAGCTGTAACCGCAGGGAAAGGAGGCGTTGGAAAAACGAATGTATCGGTGAACCTGGCAATTGCATTGGCACAGAAGAAAAAAGCTGTGTTGTTGCTGGATGCAGATTTAGGCCTTGCTAACGTGGATATCATGCTTGGCTTGCATAGCAAGTATAATCTGTCCCACGTCATAGAAGGAAAATGCCACTTAAGTGAAATTATTTTACCAGGGCCTGCGAACATCAGCGTTATACCGGCAGCCTCAGGCACAGCGGCCATGACACGTTTAAGTCCTTCTGAGCATGCCGGTATTATTGATGCCTTTAATGAGTTGATGGATGATTTGGATTACATGATCATTGATACCGCTGCAGGTATATCTGATACTGTTTTAAGTTTCACTCGTTCTTCTCAGGAAGTTATCATCGTGCTTTGCGATGAACCGACGTCTCTGACTGATGCGTATGCTTTAATGAAAGTATTGAGTAAGTATTACGGGGTGACGCACTTTCATATATTGGCCAATATGGTACGGCAGGAAAGAGATGCATATCATTTGTATAACAGGTTATATGATGTATGCGAGCAATTTCTTGAGGTAAAGCTGAACTATTTAGGCTCAATACCTTTTGATGAGCGAGTTCATGAGGCCATTAAAAAACAAGAGCCTATATTACTGGCTTATCCAGATTCCGCAGCTTCCTCAGCTTTAAGGGATCTGGCCGATGCGGTTGAAGCCTGGCCGCTCCAGGTCACTTTGGGTGGAAACACTCGCTTCTTTCTGGATAGGCTTGTAGCCAGTAAATGA
- a CDS encoding RNA polymerase sigma factor FliA — protein MDALAAYKIKQQTQESLVKHHALLVKRIAYHLLGRLPQSILLDDLIQAGMLGLLEAAKNYDATKGASFETYASIRIRGQMIDEVRRNDWVPRSVYRNARMISEAVKQIENRLGRDAKDTEVAEELGISLDEYHNMLQDSVGSHVYGFEELGVTDEAIKTETDLDSTEPFLNVLRNDIKSQLAQIIAGLPPKEGLVLSLYYEHDLNLKEIGEILDVSESRVSQIHTQAILRIKSRFPD, from the coding sequence GTGGATGCTTTGGCAGCATATAAAATAAAACAACAAACTCAGGAGTCTCTTGTAAAGCATCATGCTTTACTGGTGAAACGCATAGCTTACCATTTGCTGGGACGATTGCCTCAATCGATTCTTCTGGATGATTTAATCCAGGCTGGAATGTTGGGTTTACTTGAAGCGGCAAAAAATTATGATGCTACTAAGGGCGCGTCTTTCGAGACCTATGCAAGTATCCGTATACGCGGTCAGATGATTGATGAGGTCAGGCGAAACGATTGGGTGCCACGTTCAGTGTATCGTAATGCTCGTATGATTTCCGAAGCAGTTAAACAAATAGAAAATCGACTTGGCCGCGATGCCAAAGATACAGAAGTAGCTGAGGAGCTTGGCATCAGTCTAGATGAATATCATAATATGTTACAAGATTCAGTTGGCAGTCATGTCTATGGCTTTGAGGAACTGGGAGTTACGGACGAAGCTATAAAAACAGAAACGGACCTTGATTCTACAGAACCCTTCCTGAATGTTTTGAGGAATGACATTAAAAGTCAATTAGCTCAGATTATAGCTGGCCTGCCCCCTAAAGAAGGTTTGGTTTTGTCTTTGTATTATGAACATGATTTAAATCTAAAAGAAATTGGCGAAATTCTTGACGTGAGCGAATCCAGAGTGTCGCAAATTCATACTCAAGCAATACTGCGGATTAAATCGAGATTTCCTGACTAG
- a CDS encoding FMN-binding glutamate synthase family protein, translating to MHRQWYIGFGIVLLAIFLILVMLHDAIWFLALAIPLAVVGIYDVMQKKHTILRNFPVLGHIRFLLEFFRPEIQQYFIANDEEERPYNREKRSLIYQRAKSVRDTIPFGTDLDILAVGYTWVLHSLAPKHVSEVMPRITVGGSDCKKPYSASRLNISAMSFGSLSPNAIMALNKAAKIGNFAHNTGEGGLSPYHLQGGDVIFQIGTAYFGCRDENGNFSEEEFKIEACREEVKMIEIKISQGAKPSHGGILPAVKLTDEIARVRKVPIGYDVISPPAHSTFSTPKGLLEFVQRLRDLSGGKPVGFKLCLGRRSEFMSICKAMVETNILPDFITVDGAEGGTGAAPLEFTNHIGVPLESALVFVHNALVGINVRDKIRVIASGKVSTGFDMVEKIAIGADMCNAARAMMLAVGCIQSKQCNANTCPTGVATQNKRLQRGLVIDEKKFRAANFHHNTMKSFLEIVGAMGLTNPTELQPNYIMRRVSTDCVKAFNEIYVYLEPGQLLTDNIPDCYRVHWEKGSAEHF from the coding sequence ATGCACCGTCAATGGTATATTGGCTTTGGGATAGTTTTATTAGCTATATTTTTAATTCTGGTGATGTTACATGATGCCATTTGGTTTCTGGCTTTGGCTATTCCATTGGCTGTTGTCGGAATTTATGATGTGATGCAGAAAAAACACACCATCTTACGTAATTTTCCTGTACTTGGGCATATACGTTTTCTTTTGGAGTTTTTTCGTCCAGAGATTCAGCAATATTTTATTGCCAATGATGAAGAAGAACGACCTTATAATCGTGAAAAACGATCATTGATTTATCAGCGGGCAAAATCTGTTCGCGATACGATTCCTTTTGGTACTGACTTAGATATTTTAGCGGTGGGTTATACCTGGGTTTTGCATTCCCTCGCTCCAAAACACGTATCTGAGGTTATGCCTCGTATTACAGTCGGTGGTTCTGATTGTAAGAAGCCTTACAGCGCTTCCAGATTAAATATTTCTGCTATGAGTTTTGGTTCTTTATCCCCTAACGCCATTATGGCTTTAAATAAAGCAGCTAAAATTGGCAACTTTGCTCATAACACCGGTGAGGGGGGGTTAAGTCCTTATCATTTGCAAGGCGGCGATGTTATTTTTCAGATCGGTACAGCCTATTTTGGTTGTCGGGATGAAAATGGCAATTTCAGTGAAGAAGAGTTTAAAATTGAAGCCTGTAGGGAAGAAGTTAAAATGATAGAGATTAAAATCTCTCAGGGCGCCAAACCTTCTCATGGCGGTATTTTACCAGCCGTTAAACTGACAGATGAAATTGCCAGGGTACGGAAAGTTCCCATAGGCTATGATGTGATTTCTCCTCCTGCGCACTCAACTTTTAGCACACCAAAAGGTTTATTGGAATTTGTGCAGCGATTGCGTGATTTGTCTGGGGGTAAACCAGTAGGTTTTAAATTGTGCCTGGGAAGGCGATCCGAGTTTATGAGTATTTGCAAAGCAATGGTGGAAACCAATATTTTACCGGACTTTATTACTGTGGATGGCGCTGAGGGAGGAACGGGAGCTGCGCCTTTGGAATTTACCAATCATATTGGCGTTCCATTGGAATCAGCATTGGTTTTTGTTCATAATGCTCTCGTGGGTATTAATGTTCGTGATAAAATTAGAGTTATTGCCAGCGGTAAGGTATCAACCGGCTTTGATATGGTAGAAAAGATTGCAATAGGTGCAGATATGTGTAACGCTGCCCGTGCAATGATGCTGGCAGTAGGTTGTATTCAATCCAAGCAATGCAATGCCAATACCTGTCCCACAGGAGTGGCGACACAAAATAAACGCCTGCAACGTGGATTGGTGATCGATGAGAAAAAATTTCGTGCCGCCAATTTTCATCATAATACCATGAAAAGTTTTTTAGAAATTGTAGGGGCCATGGGACTGACTAACCCGACAGAACTCCAGCCCAATTATATAATGCGTCGTGTCAGCACTGACTGTGTAAAGGCTTTCAATGAAATTTATGTATATCTGGAGCCAGGGCAGTTACTTACTGATAACATA